AGTCCTAGTTCATTGTACTCAGTCGGACGACGAGGATCAATGTCTAAAATTCACCTCGTACTCTCGAGCCCTAAGAGCCACAGCTCGCATTTTAAGTTGGCACCCACGACATAAACGCACTGCTGTCAACATGAATGCACTTACTAAACTAGCTAAAACTCGACTTGTTATCGCAGCTCAGAAAATGCATTACCCAGAGGAATACACtcgattattaaaaaacaaggtAATTTCCTCCAAAAGCTCGCTCAGCCCCCTTAACCCATTTATTGACAACGATGGCCAAATTCGCATCAACAGCCGCCTAGTCAATTCAAATCTGCCATATAACGAGAGCCACCCAGTGCTCTTACCTCCAAACTCTGCACTATGCACTctattcataaaatttgtacaCCAAATCTTACTCCACGCAGAAAACAGACTCATGCTCCGATGCATTCGTCAAGAATTCTATATTCCTCGCTTGACAAACAAAGTCAAAAACTGCATCCGAAGATGTATTACCTGCACCCGATTTAAGCAGAGAACTTCGAATCAGATAATGGCAGCCCTCCCTTCTGATCGAGTCACATTCACTCCGGCATTCACAATTACTGGTGTTGATTTTGCAGGACCTTTTGACTTAAAAACGTCAGCGATTCGATCAAGCCACATTCTCAAGGGTTACGTAGCGGTTTTCGTATGCTTTTCCACCAAAGCCGTTCATCTGGAATCGGTGTCTGAACTGTCCACAAAGGCTTTTCTTGCGACTTTCGAGCGCTTTGTAAGTCGCAGGGGACTTCCCAACAAGATGGTCTCCGATAATGGGAAGAATTTCCTTGGAGCCAGCCGAGAACTCACGAAGACATGGGAAACCTTTCTCAAAAATGCCAACGAACACATAACTGCAATTTTTAGTAGCCGCTCGTTCGAATGGCAATTCATACCTCCTCACTCTCCACACATGGGTGGTCTTTGGGAAGCGGCtgtaaaatcatttaaaaaacactttaagCGCGTAGCAGGATCCCACGCCTTTACTTTCGAAGAGTTTTCTACTTTACTCGCAAAAATAGAAGCGGTTCTCAACTCTAGACCGCTGTCAACTCTAAAATCAGATGCTGAACAACTACTCCCTTTAACCCCAGGTCATTTTATCCGAGGAGCCCCCCTAATTGTGTTTCCCGACAATCCGGGCGAGAACCTCGGCCTACATAATCGCTGGCAGAAACTCAAAATAATGCATCAAGAACTGAGTAGACGTTGGAGGGATGAATATCTCTCAGAACTGCACCGTCGTTATAAATGGAAGTACCCTTCTCGAAACTTAGATCTCGACGACATCGTCATTATTAAGGATGATGCCTGCCCACCAACAGAGTGGCGTCTAGGGAGAGTTATCAAGGTTCATCCGGGACCCGATAATCAAATTCGCGTCGTAGATTTACAAACCCGCACGGGTGAAATAACTCGTCCGGTCGTCAAACTTATCGTCCTCGAAACTAAACCCGATTCCTCCCAgtaatcacacacacacataacacaACTCCCAACACCACTGCTAACATATCATATCGTTTCTCTATCAGTcgcttataatgttttttctcaCCAGATGGGACATCAATGCAAAATGTGCCGCCAAAAGCACCCGTTGCGTTTCTGCGAAAAGTTTCtaaaacttgactttatcgcTAAACGACGAGCTGTAAGACGTTTGCACTAttgcgtcaactgcttggcaTCCTCTCACACACTCCAACAGTGCCGATCCAAAGACATCTGCCATGTGTGCGGAGAACTGCACCACACGATCCTGCATGGACCAGCCGAGGAGACAAAGGGAAAGGAGTCAGCCAAGCGCACCAGGCCTGACCAGCAGCACACCAAGGAGCGAGAAAGCCGCAATCGACAGCAAAGCAGTGGAAAACGGAGTTACCATCGCAGTCCCAGCAACAAGCCTTCGCCGTTGGGCCAACTGAAGGAAGCCATTCGCTGCCTAACGAAACTGCAGTCCATTATCGCCAATTGATTGCCACCTGGCAAGGCGGGCAGCATGTTGGAATATCATTCcaacaaaaaagaattttaaaaccaTCTTGTATTATATTGAGACAAAAACTTGAAATACCTTTACCTAATGAAAACCCTTGTAATTAGTTAAGACAAAAAACTGAAGACTTATACCTAGTTCACAcctgaaaaagaaatgaaCCTGCGATGGAAACACaacataattttaacttttagtATTAAGTCTTACAAAATACTAAATTGTACAACCCACTAACGCATAAGAATATGCGGTCACTTGAAAAGCGAGCTTTTTCCGCCGGCAATTAAAACCGGCCCTTTTTATGCCTATACCTTTGACCGACGTACATGTGTTTCTCTTGATCTCGGCATATTTTAACCTGCAAGCTGAATTCTACAATAAAGGCCAACCGCGCCTTTATACTGAAAGGCTGAAAAGTCAATAATCTTTGAACTGCATTATGGAATGCGAATGCTTtctatatgtaaatatcacCAGCTTGCAAATTAAACTCGTTGTTtgttatagaaaatatattattgaaaaaacaAGGCCAATAGTATTGCAATAAAAGctttgcaatttaaatatacatttttgtacCCCAAAGGTATCATTTGAGAAGGAACGTCGGAAGgacattttcaaaatttgtataattaattaacaagttttgcaatttaaatatatattttttgaaactAAAAGTTCACTTTCAAGGAAGgacattttaacattttaattcaatttaatttaaaatatttcaaataatttatgaaCTTTTCACTCACCACCCCATTGAACTCCCCGCAGGTTGCCTTCTGCAAATAGCTGGCATACTCGGGCGGCACCTTCTGCCCGGCCTTCTGGCTCTCCAGGAGCCGCTCCTCGATGTTCCGGCAGGAGGAGAAGGGCATGCAGCGGCCCTGGTCGCCATCGGGTGTGCTGCACTCGTCGGCGTAGGCTGACCCATGTAATTGGATACCAATATTAGCATTGCATAGACCCGCGGACTTGCGTTCCGAGAACTCCTCTAACCTGCTCGAGCGGCCTGCACTCCCAGCGAGAGGAGGGCGATGCCAATGGCGACAACAAGGCGGCAGCCGCTTATCATAGCTGCTGTGCTGAGCTGGGACCTGATCCGAGAGACGTTGAAACCTGTACTGATCTTGACTGACAACAGACGCTGACGATGACGCTCCAAGCTCGACTGGGAGATGGCGCGACGAGCAATCGGGTTTTAAGTGTATTTCCTCACCTCCCCCGGAACTCGGATTGTGAGAGCGAAATCGAGATTAAATCAAAGCTGAGCCGTCTCAGgccttttaatttgtatagaGAGCGAACCATAATATATAACAATTTATgggaaaatacaaatattatttagcaATCGCCCAAACTGGCCACGCAGCACATAGAGATCGCGATGTGATAGATCAGATAGTCCTTCCTCTCTCTGAAACTGGGAAGcccaaataaaaacacacaaaattatgatttataaaagaaacaaaacggaaatatgaacaaattaattttgtattgagATTCCTACTTTTCTGAACTACAAATTAGTCTTTTCCTTTAACAAACAATTCAAATAAACAGAAACATGAGCTGAAAGAGCTCTGTCGAAGCCCCTCTACTTCTGCTAAATACAACTTCTCTCTGCTCTCTTTACCAAGTCGAACAAAGAAGAGTCGCACCTGTAGACAAATACTTGTTGCAAAGGATTCCagtatgaaatatttttgcttcAACATGTGTGtacttttcattttattgtttatcgCACATCATCATCTAGTCAGTGGTACAATGGCTGAATCGGTCCGATCGATCAGGGGGCAAGGGGGTTTTTATATGTAGTTATAGATACATTTAGAACTTGACCTTGGTaacaataaattataacaaagCTGCTTGCGCTAATAAATATCAGACAGGCTCAACAACAAACATAATTAAAGTCACTCGGATATATCTCTGGGGATATAGGGAGTCTTAAAACGACAGAGAAATCATAGTTGTAATGGATGGTCGGAGGTTAACGGCAGCGAATTAAGTTGTTTTACATGTGGAATCAATTGTTTGTTGGTTGCTTGGTTGGTTGGGTTGCTCTCACCAGTTCTCGGTAGCAGTTAATAGCTTCTGCGGTCGGGGGGTTGGctaatttacataatttcttcttttttctctgTATGGCAACGAAAGAGGGAAACATGGCATagataaatcaatcaattgtCGAATTTTCTTGGGGGGTGAGGAGTGAGTTTAAgcagtgattttttttttatagctcGTTGATGCCGCCGCCAGAGTTAGTAGTTTAGGGCGTAGGAGCAGGTTCATATCAAAAGCCAGGATGCAGGATGTCATGTTAAAGAGCAAGCGGAGAGGTAAAGCCAATATAATGGTTAAGAAAACAGCAAACCAAAAACGTAGCACAGAGTTAATACAGATACAGGATAGAATACTGCGTAATTGCTTTCTCAGAGGCTTAGTTGTAATAGTCAGCGTCATTGTCACAGTCGTCGTCATATCGGTTGGTAtcacaaataattaataaacatggtaattttatacaaatatcaAAACACACTTCATAAATACATTAActataaacaatttgagaaatacACTTAGGAGCTACTCCCTGGGCTCCCTTGGCCTGCCGCCAGCAGCTCCCCTCCACTCCACAGAGTCCAGTATTTTAACAATTCGTAGGGAGTGGCCGGGAGCTGGGACCAGTGCACCAGCAAAAGGAGCCAATGGGTCTCGCGAAAACATTTATAGAACAGAGTGAGCACTTGAAATTTCTTTCTAGTCTAAAGTAGGCTGGGTTAGTCGGTTGTTGCTTGGTGGTTGCTTGGTGCTGATGGTGTACGCTTTGGAAGTAGTAGAGTGGGTTATTGGATGCAAAACAGAGTGGTGGTTGGTGGCGTGCCATCAATCTTGAATGCTTTTATTTGATGGCGGCAATGAGCGGGCTTTCTTCGCCTAGAATAAGAAAtagagaaaaataattatatatcaCTTTGCTTTCCGTAGAGATCCGTGGGCACTAATTCACGAGTCTTAATGTAGGGCATCCGCGGCCAGACCCAGGTCGCCGGCATCGAGGTCTCGTAGTTGAAGTTGTACAGCTGCATTTCCAGCCACTTGCGCTTGTCCTGCGGTTCCGGGTAGGTGGATGCCAGGCcttaattcaaatattattattattatcacatttttaattcaaaaaagaGGGCGACTCCGATATTAGCTACGCTACCTCTATCGTAGGCGCACTTGGTCACGCCAATGGCAATGTTCATGGACACATCCCGGATGCTAGACAGGGGCGGGTACAGCGATCCGCGCTCAATGTCGCTGGGCTCCACAAAGTTGGCCAGCTCCTGGGCGGCAATGAGGAACATTTCGTCGGGTATGTGATGCGTGCCCGTGCAGATCACGCCCAAGCCGACGCCCGGAAAGATGTAGGCATTGTTGCCCTGACCGGGATAGTAGGTCTTATCGCCCATTGTGACCGGTGGGAACGGAGAGCCCGACGAGAAGATCACGCGAGCCTAGAAGGGTGAAGAAGTGGATGAAATGGGAATATGGCGAAGAGACAACTCGGTTTTCTCACATCTGTGTGCTTGTAGGCATCCTCGGCGGTGCACTCTGCCTTGCTGGTGGGATTGGACAAAGCAAAGACCACGGGCCTCTCGTTGTTATCACCCATCGTGCGCAGGATCTCTGGAGTAAAGATGCCGGCAGCGGCCGAAGCACCAATGAGCACCTGTAGGAAGGTGTcgattattaaatatttaacaaataaaaacactttctATTCAAGACACTCACACTCGGCTTAATGGTGGACACAATCTCGGCGAGATCCGTCATGGGCGCTACGTCCTTGGCGTAGTTGACCTTGTGGCCCTCCAGGTTGCCCACCTTACGGGACTTGGTCAGCAGACCGTCAATATCCACCATGTAGATGCGGTTGTATGCCTCCTCAATGGGCACACCCTCCTGGACCATGGCCTTGACCGTGAGATCGGCAATGCCGATGGCCGCCTCACCAGCTCCGGCGAACAGGAAGGTGTAATCCTTGAAGGACTTGCCCGTAATCCGCTTGGAGGCATACAGTCCAGCCACAGCTACGGCGGCGGTTCCCTGGATGTCGTCGTTGAAGGTGCAATACGTGTTGCGGTACTTGTCCAGGAACCTAAATGCATTGTGGTTGCCAAAGTCCTCGAACTGAATGAGCGTGTTCTGGCCATATCGCCGCACCACGGCTTCCATGAACTCGTCGATGAAGTCGTCGTACTCCCGGCCAACCACTCGCTTCTGGCGCAGTCCCACGTACAGAGGATCCTCCAGCAGATCGATGTTGTTGGTGCCCACATCCACCACAATGGGCAGGCACTGGTGGGGCTTTATACCAGCCAGAGCCGTGTACAAGGCCAGCTTGCCCACGGGAATGCCCATGCCACAGGCACCCAGATCGCCCAGTCCCAGGATGCGCTCGCCATCCGTCACGCAGATGGCGCGGACATTCGGCTCCGGCCAGTTCTTCATCACATCGAAGATGTGCCCGCGATCGTTGTACGTCACGAAGAGACCATGCGGACGCCTGTAGATCAGGCCAAAGCGCTGGCAGGCCAAACCCACCGTGGGCGTGTACACAATTGGCATCAAATCCTCAATGTTCTCGGAGAGGAAACGGAAGAACAAACGCTCATTCCGGTCGTACAGATCGCTCAGGTACAGGTACTTGTTCAGCGGCTCCGTGTAGCGATTCACGGCGATCTTGCACAGCTgtagctgctcctcctgcgtCTTGAAGCGGGCAGGCTGCAGGCCATGAATGCCCAGAGTCTGTCGCTCCTCGAGGGTAAAGGCCAGGCCCTGAAGAGGGAAAGAAAGGGTTATAAATACCGAGACaaattgataaattaaataaataaattaaattattaattaaattttaaattaaatgaatatattcaattaattttagaGTTAAGAATTAAGCTTGTTTTGGGATTTCCCTTTTacatattgatattttgaaaaGGGAAATGATAAGAAAGGCCAACACAAATTCACTTAATATTAGTCATAGAgaaattatttgcatttatttcattatcaGTTTATCAGTTCCATtatatttagtattatttagTATCCACCTCTTTCTTACCTTATTCAAACGAGGATCGCGAATGTGATCGATGCCGCGCACCTGCGACGGTGTAATAATGTCACCCACCACCTCATGGTACCGCCGTGTGGCCGGCACTGTTGCTGATGTGGCGCCcgctgctgtggctgtggctgagGCGCTGCAGCGGCATAGTTTGCCCACAGTTCCGCACAAActgcaaacaacaaaattatataaataataataggaAAAGTGCATTACGTGTGTGTGTCATTTATCAGCGGAGAGCAATTGGAGCAATCCCCTCGGACGCTCTTGACATTACATGTCCCCATCAGACGCACTTCTATGGAACGAAAAGCCATGTCCAAGGTCGCCGTCAGCTGCTTTTTGTTTATCACCGCGTGGGGCACGCCAGAATACGGAAAAGGAGGAAGAAACTAAGCCGCATTGTTTACAGCTGTCCCCCAGAGATAAGGGGagggatggatggatgggcTGGCCCCTGGCGACAACATCGTGATAAAAATCTACACACTGCTATGATCATCACATTAGCAATTAATTCATAttactttgtttatttttgaaaaattataatatatatttaaatgtatatagtAAATACTTTccaaaatcattaaaaacctTAAGCAAATGTTAATAATTTAGGTAAGTTTCTGTCTTAAGTATACAATCAAATGATTTAAAAGTCCTTACATCGATAAGGTTTTCTGACTGCCTTCCtcgtaaataataattttttaaatatagcaaTTGAAGGgtattctttgtttttattatagcTAGCAACTTCCCTGTTACATGATTCTTTTTGAagtgttaatttttattgaattaataaaatacacaaCAAATACTTGAGTTTAATTATTGAGCTCGAGCTTGTTATTGGATTCTTGTAAGTGATCTGGAAAGATTAGATTACACACTTGTAAATTATATCAGATCATGAGCTAATTGAAATCAAGTGTTACTATTCGTAAGATAAAGAAATCAACTCATTCTCTCAAGTTATTATTATGTAAAaggttgttttttttagggTCATAAATAAAACGCTGTTTTTCTGGCCAATGATGTGTatgtttagtttttgtttttatcatttttactatttaaaatattaaacttaaaggtaataaatatacatataacttCAAGATAGAAACttacaacattttaaataaaatatataagtaaatagACTTTTTAGAGGTTTCTGTGAGCTGATCTGCGCCCATCcataattaaattagataAAGTCCTATTAACCTGACCACCGCTGTTACACGACCAGTGTATATTTTTTCGCTAGCTTTCAATTCCATTAGATGTAGATGGTGCTAATTACGATGGAGGCATATAGCAGAAAGGGAGGCGTGTGACTAATTTTGTTTGCGGTTCATTGATGAAATCATGCTCGGCGAGGGGTTTGGCATGGCATGGTAATATGGTATCGGATCTGTGGCGATTCTGGACGGGTTGAAACCGGTTAATGACGTGCGCGAAGAGGAGAACCGCATGACGACACCCCTTCCGGCGCCCCTGTAACCACTTCAGGCTGATAATTATCGTTTAGGTAACACCACCGGACGACTATCATTCGTCAATTTTTTCGCTCAACTGTTTGAATGCCACTCACATGAGCCGCGCGGCGTCAAGTgctaaacaatttcaatttcgcaTATCTCTGGCCGAAAACTACACGGAATAAGTGCGTGTCGTAAATGCTTTCGAGTGATATTTATATGTAAGATAGCGGCGGGACTaccattaattatttttagggCCCCCGCCAAAGCCCTAAGAACATTTCCACCAACTAAAGCCGAAGCAAAAGCTAAGCAAAAGTTCaacaaacttttatttttttgttaaatgaattttttatttacttttttcgAGTATTCGCTGGCTAACGGTTCGCCTGGGAGAGAGGGGGCGAAGAACAGAATTTTTTTGATGAACTTGGCAACGAAAAAATGCTTACAGAGCGAAGcaaaacatacattttttcGGTATACACACTATATTTAGAATTTTGCGA
Above is a genomic segment from Drosophila kikkawai strain 14028-0561.14 chromosome 3R, DkikHiC1v2, whole genome shotgun sequence containing:
- the Men-b gene encoding NADP-dependent malic enzyme isoform X2, with protein sequence MLSRPSLCGTVGKLCRCSASATATAAGATSATVPATRRYHEVVGDIITPSQVRGIDHIRDPRLNKGLAFTLEERQTLGIHGLQPARFKTQEEQLQLCKIAVNRYTEPLNKYLYLSDLYDRNERLFFRFLSENIEDLMPIVYTPTVGLACQRFGLIYRRPHGLFVTYNDRGHIFDVMKNWPEPNVRAICVTDGERILGLGDLGACGMGIPVGKLALYTALAGIKPHQCLPIVVDVGTNNIDLLEDPLYVGLRQKRVVGREYDDFIDEFMEAVVRRYGQNTLIQFEDFGNHNAFRFLDKYRNTYCTFNDDIQGTAAVAVAGLYASKRITGKSFKDYTFLFAGAGEAAIGIADLTVKAMVQEGVPIEEAYNRIYMVDIDGLLTKSRKVGNLEGHKVNYAKDVAPMTDLAEIVSTIKPSVLIGASAAAGIFTPEILRTMGDNNERPVVFALSNPTSKAECTAEDAYKHTDARVIFSSGSPFPPVTMGDKTYYPGQGNNAYIFPGVGLGVICTGTHHIPDEMFLIAAQELANFVEPSDIERGSLYPPLSSIRDVSMNIAIGVTKCAYDRGLASTYPEPQDKRKWLEMQLYNFNYETSMPATWVWPRMPYIKTREESPLIAAIK
- the Men-b gene encoding NADP-dependent malic enzyme isoform X1, which produces MLSRPSLCGTVGKLCRCSASATATAAGATSATVPATRRYHEVVGDIITPSQVRGIDHIRDPRLNKGLAFTLEERQTLGIHGLQPARFKTQEEQLQLCKIAVNRYTEPLNKYLYLSDLYDRNERLFFRFLSENIEDLMPIVYTPTVGLACQRFGLIYRRPHGLFVTYNDRGHIFDVMKNWPEPNVRAICVTDGERILGLGDLGACGMGIPVGKLALYTALAGIKPHQCLPIVVDVGTNNIDLLEDPLYVGLRQKRVVGREYDDFIDEFMEAVVRRYGQNTLIQFEDFGNHNAFRFLDKYRNTYCTFNDDIQGTAAVAVAGLYASKRITGKSFKDYTFLFAGAGEAAIGIADLTVKAMVQEGVPIEEAYNRIYMVDIDGLLTKSRKVGNLEGHKVNYAKDVAPMTDLAEIVSTIKPSVLIGASAAAGIFTPEILRTMGDNNERPVVFALSNPTSKAECTAEDAYKHTDARVIFSSGSPFPPVTMGDKTYYPGQGNNAYIFPGVGLGVICTGTHHIPDEMFLIAAQELANFVEPSDIERGSLYPPLSSIRDVSMNIAIGVTKCAYDRGLASTYPEPQDKRKWLEMQLYNFNYETSMPATWVWPRMPYIKTRELVPTDLYGKQKKKEEIM